The following are from one region of the Streptococcus sp. 1643 genome:
- the gatC gene encoding Asp-tRNA(Asn)/Glu-tRNA(Gln) amidotransferase subunit GatC, which produces MKITQEEVTHVANLSKLKFSEEETAAFATTLSKIVDMVELLGEVDTTGVAPTTTMADRKTVLRPDVAEEGTDRDRLFKNVPEKENYYIKVPAILDDGGDA; this is translated from the coding sequence ATGAAAATTACGCAAGAAGAGGTAACACACGTTGCCAATCTTTCAAAATTAAAATTCTCTGAAGAAGAAACTGCTGCCTTTGCGACAACCTTGTCTAAGATTGTAGACATGGTTGAGTTGCTGGGAGAAGTCGACACAACTGGTGTCGCACCTACTACAACCATGGCTGACCGCAAGACCGTACTCCGCCCTGATGTGGCCGAAGAAGGAACAGACCGTGACCGCTTGTTTAAAAACGTACCTGAAAAAGAAAACTACTATATCAAGGTACCAGCTATCCTAGATGATGGAGGAGATGCCTAA